One Brachybacterium aquaticum genomic region harbors:
- a CDS encoding 1-deoxy-D-xylulose-5-phosphate synthase → MSTTEQRAVAVSRPAASVTPSSPASAPEEPAIPESPEALRALPAHQLPGLARTLRRRLVEICSEAGGHLGPNLGVVELTLALHREFRSPQEPIVFDTGHQAYVHKMLTGRADLEGLRRQGGISGYPDRGESPHDVVENSHASGSIAWAHGIDRAHRLAGTAGVAVAVIGDGALTGGVGLEALNELASDTGSRTVVVLNDNTRSYAPTVGGIARHLAALREGRLRAGEDVFTGLGLTYLGPIDGHDHGALASAMHRARAAAEDPDSSGVVVHVLTRKGAGFARAEADAVDHWHATGPFSLEGEEATKPAARTWSARLGETVLEAARADERVVAVSAAMVDPVGLTPLQQEMPGRVLDVGIAEQLALDTAAGLAAGGRRPLVALYATFLNRAHDQLLLDLALHGEDVTITLDRAGVTGDDGPSHHGIWDLALASQVPGLSLWAPRDGARLDAAVPAALATSGPSIVRFPKGACPSDLPALAALPAGDVLSGDAEAAVDVLLVSIGALADRAVTAAEQLRAQHPALNVLVLDPVQALPLSPALLEFAASARAVVTLEDGLGERGIGAALAAALGRRATLSAPAPVVRTLGIALEFIPHAKRDAILTAQGLDAAGIAATLEELVG, encoded by the coding sequence GTGTCCACCACCGAGCAGCGAGCTGTCGCAGTGTCGCGACCCGCAGCGAGCGTGACCCCGTCCTCGCCCGCCTCCGCACCGGAGGAGCCGGCGATCCCCGAGAGCCCCGAGGCGCTGCGCGCCCTGCCCGCGCATCAGCTGCCCGGGCTCGCCCGCACCCTGCGTCGCCGCCTGGTGGAGATCTGCTCCGAGGCCGGCGGCCACCTGGGCCCGAACCTCGGCGTGGTCGAGCTGACCCTCGCCCTGCACCGCGAGTTCCGCTCCCCGCAGGAGCCGATCGTCTTCGACACCGGCCACCAGGCCTACGTCCACAAGATGCTCACCGGCCGCGCCGATCTCGAGGGTCTGCGCCGGCAGGGCGGCATCTCCGGCTACCCCGACCGCGGCGAGTCTCCCCATGACGTGGTCGAGAACTCCCATGCTTCTGGCTCCATCGCCTGGGCCCACGGCATCGACCGCGCCCACCGCCTCGCCGGCACCGCCGGCGTGGCGGTCGCGGTGATCGGCGACGGCGCCCTCACCGGCGGCGTCGGGCTCGAGGCGCTCAACGAGCTCGCCTCCGACACCGGCTCCCGCACCGTCGTGGTCCTCAACGACAACACCCGTTCCTACGCCCCGACCGTCGGCGGGATCGCCCGCCATCTCGCGGCGCTGCGCGAGGGCCGGCTCCGCGCGGGGGAGGACGTGTTCACGGGGCTGGGCCTGACCTACCTCGGCCCGATCGACGGGCATGACCACGGCGCGCTCGCGTCCGCGATGCACCGCGCCCGCGCCGCCGCCGAGGACCCGGACAGCTCCGGCGTGGTCGTGCACGTGCTGACCCGCAAGGGCGCCGGCTTCGCCCGCGCCGAGGCGGACGCCGTGGATCACTGGCACGCCACCGGGCCGTTCTCCCTGGAGGGGGAGGAGGCCACCAAGCCGGCCGCCCGCACCTGGAGCGCGCGCCTGGGCGAGACGGTGCTCGAGGCAGCCCGCGCCGACGAGCGCGTGGTCGCCGTCAGCGCCGCCATGGTCGACCCCGTGGGCCTGACCCCCCTGCAGCAGGAGATGCCGGGACGGGTGCTGGACGTCGGCATCGCCGAGCAGCTCGCCCTGGACACCGCCGCCGGCCTCGCCGCCGGCGGCCGCAGGCCCCTCGTCGCGCTCTACGCCACGTTCCTGAACCGCGCCCACGACCAGCTGCTGCTGGACCTCGCCCTGCACGGCGAGGACGTGACGATCACTCTGGACCGCGCCGGCGTCACCGGCGATGACGGTCCCAGCCACCACGGCATCTGGGACCTCGCCCTCGCCTCCCAGGTGCCGGGCCTCAGCCTCTGGGCCCCGCGCGACGGCGCACGCCTGGATGCCGCCGTGCCCGCCGCGCTCGCGACCTCCGGCCCCTCGATCGTGCGCTTCCCCAAGGGTGCCTGCCCGTCGGACCTCCCCGCCCTCGCCGCGCTGCCCGCCGGCGACGTGCTTTCGGGCGACGCGGAGGCCGCGGTCGACGTGCTGCTGGTGAGCATCGGCGCCCTCGCCGACCGCGCCGTGACCGCTGCCGAGCAGCTGCGCGCCCAGCACCCGGCGCTGAACGTGCTCGTGCTCGACCCGGTCCAGGCGCTGCCGCTCTCCCCGGCGCTGCTCGAGTTCGCCGCCTCTGCCCGCGCCGTCGTCACGCTCGAGGACGGCCTCGGCGAGCGGGGGATCGGCGCGGCGCTCGCAGCGGCGCTCGGCCGACGGGCCACGCTCTCAGCGCCCGCGCCCGTGGTGCGCACGCTGGGCATCGCGCTGGAGTTCATCCCGCACGCCAAGCGCGATGCGATCCTCACCGCGCAGGGCCTGGACGCCGCAGGGATCGCCGCGACGCTCGAGGAGCTCGTCGGCTGA